A region of the Pricia mediterranea genome:
CACGGCCAGAAGCCATAAAAATGGCTCCGTTGGTCAAAGAGTTTCAAAAACATTCTGAGTTCTTTAATACGAAGGTCTGCATTACGGCACAACATCGCGAGATGCTAGACCAGGTAATCGAATTTTTCGATATCGAACCCGATTACGACATGAATCTTATGAAGCCCGATCAGAACCTGTATTCTTTGACGGCCGATATTATCACGGGCTTAAAGTCCGTTCTCGACGATTTTAAACCTGATTATGTGTACGTGCATGGTGATACGACAACCACGATGGCCTCCTCCATCGCCGCCTTCTACTCCGGCGCTAAAGTTTGCCACATCGAGGCAGGCTTGAGAACATTCCATAGGAGATCTCCCTTTCCCGAAGAAATAAACCGGTCGATTACCGGGAGGGTCGCGGATTATCATTTTGCACCGACGCCCAAGGCTCGCCAGAATCTTCTGAATGAAAATATAGCCCAGGAGACGATAGAGGTGACAGGAAATACGGTCATCGACGCCCTCCAGATAAGTGTCGAGAAGGTTACACAGCCAGAGTATGCTCATCACGAAATAGAGGAATTGGAAGACGTGTGGACTCCGGGAAAGAAACTGATTTTGGTTACGGGACACCGTCGTGAGAACCATGGGCAGGGCTTCATAGATATTTGCAAGGCTTTGGCTGCAATAGCGAAGCAGCATGATGATGTAGAGATTATCTATCCGGTGCACCTAAATCCCAACGTACAAAAGCCAGTGTATGAACTTTTGGCGGGCATTGAAAACATCAGTCTTATCGCTCCTTTGTCCTACCCCGGTTTTGTGTGGTTAATGAATAGAAGCTATCTTATCATTACCGATAGCGG
Encoded here:
- the wecB gene encoding non-hydrolyzing UDP-N-acetylglucosamine 2-epimerase, yielding MKKKTKNLIVFGTRPEAIKMAPLVKEFQKHSEFFNTKVCITAQHREMLDQVIEFFDIEPDYDMNLMKPDQNLYSLTADIITGLKSVLDDFKPDYVYVHGDTTTTMASSIAAFYSGAKVCHIEAGLRTFHRRSPFPEEINRSITGRVADYHFAPTPKARQNLLNENIAQETIEVTGNTVIDALQISVEKVTQPEYAHHEIEELEDVWTPGKKLILVTGHRRENHGQGFIDICKALAAIAKQHDDVEIIYPVHLNPNVQKPVYELLAGIENISLIAPLSYPGFVWLMNRSYLIITDSGGVQEEAPSLGKPVLVMRDTTERPEAVEAGTVILTGTDTNKIIDEAGRLLEHQKEYDAMSQRHNPYGDGKACERIVTFMKNRL